The Acidimicrobiia bacterium DNA window TGCGACCGATAGTTGAGCCCGACTGCGAACACGCTCCGGGGCGAGGGGATCGGTGGTCGAACGCCGGCGTCCCTGATGTTCCCGTCGGGCACGGCTTCCCGGATGGTGCCAGCCGCCTGGTGCAGCTCGTCGAGCCGACGCCACGCGCCCATCGGATCGGCGCTAATAACGCCGCCGCTCACCCTCGACGCGTCGAACCAGCGGCCGTCGGAATCGACGAGCGCGGAGCGGCCGTCGACGTTGGCGAATCGGAACGTCAAGCTTCGTCCGGGGCGTCCGGAGCAGCCCAGGGCATTGACGCCGAGACCCAGTGGGTCAGCGGCTCCTCCTGGTCGTTGCGGTGCAGGTGTCGCGGCGGCGTCACGAACGTCGCGTAGGGCCGGCAGCGCACCAGCACCCGGCCTTCTTCCTCTGCGACCGCCTTGACCACGGGGCGCAGCTCTGGTGCCAACGGCTCACCCGACATTCGCTCAGCCACCGCCATCATCGCGTCGATCAGCGTTTCGTCGTCGTCGTCGATCACCGCGTCGCAGTAGACCTGCAGGTAAGCGAAGGGCCAGGTCTCGTCGAGGACGCAGAGGCTGACTTTGCCGTTCCGGGCGACGGCTTTGGCCTTGGCCCGCTCGGCCATGGTTGCCACGAGCAGGTCGTCGTTGGCCGCTGGGATGTAGTAGACGACCGACATCGCCGGTCCATCCAACCGGCGGCCGTAACCGAACACGCAGGTCCGGTGGGTCCGAACGAACAGCCGCCGCTCCGAGGGCAGCATGTCTCGATCCGTCGGCGCCTGGAACGGATCCTTCGACAGCGGCAACAGACGCACCGACGCGGGATCTCGGTCTTGGTTCGTGACCCCACGAGCAGCGCCCATATTCCTCCACCTGCTGCTGGGCTATTATTATCGATTGATAACAGAGGCTACGCTCTGCCGGCGATGCAGCGCAAGGCCCAAGCGCCCAACAAGGTCCGGCTCCGCCGGGCGAGGGCCGACATCCGCGAGGCCCTGCTGGAGTCGGCACTGGTCGAGTTCGGGGCCAAGGGCTTCGACGGCGCGTCAACGCGTGCAATCGCGGGGCGCGTTGAGGCGCACCAGCCGCAGATCAACTACCACTTCGAGTCGAAGGCGGCCCTGTGGACCGCCGCGGTGGACTACCTCTTCGGCCTCCTGTGGGAGGCGCTGGAGGGTGTGATCCCCGCCAAGGTGACCGGAGTTGATGCATGGGAGCTCGCCGCGGCCTTCGCGGATGGGATACGTCGGTTCGTGGGATTCGCAGCCGAGCACCCCGAGCTCAACCAGATCATGGTGCACGAGGGCACCGCGGCCAGCGACCGGCTGGCGTGGTTGACCGAGACCCACGTGAAGCCGTTCTTCGACGGCATCCGGCCAGCGTGGCAGACGCTTCGTGAAGCCGGCATCGCCGCACCCATCGACCACGAGATCCTCTACTACGTGCTGATCGGCGCGGCATCGTTGCCCTATGTGAACGCCTCCGAAGTTCGCCTTCTCACCGGCCGGGATCCGAATAACCCCGCGTGGATCGGCGCTCACGCTGAAGGGCTGGTGACCATCCTCCTGCCGGGACTGGCCGCACCTCGCCCATCATTTGCCATCAAACCTGGCCGCACGCGGCGACACAGGAGATAATCAGAGGACACGAAGACGGAACATGAGCAGCCTCAACGTCATTCGTTGATATCACATGGACGTCCGGCAAGGGGTCTGCAAAACCCTGGACGTGGGGTTCAATTCCCACCGCCGCGTCCAAGAGCTCTTCTCTCATCAGCGGCCGCGCCCACGCCGCTGGGAGCGATCCGTCCGGATACGACGCTGCCGTTAATGGTGGCGCGTCTGGGCTTTCGCCCCATCGCCAGCGCTTGGATGTTGGGCTGGATCCTTTGGGCAGAACGGCTCTGAGGCCAGCGAATGGTGTCGGATCCTCGGTCCGTGCTCGATCGCGCGCTCGTAGGTGAACAATAGGGAGGCCTGCGTGATTGGGGGCCGGTCTTGGGCGAGTCCGAGTCGTTGGTGACCGTGTTGTTCACGGATGTCGAAGGCTCAACCGACGTCTTCGCCCGCTTGGGTGATGCGGGCGGTTGGGAGTTGGTGTCGGCGGTTGAGCGGCTGACTCGCGAGCGCGTCGCCGAGTTTGGGGGGCGCGTTGTCAAATCGGTCGGCGACGGCGTCTTGGCTGTCTTCGAGTCGGCGCGGCGATCGCTGGCGTGTGCGGTGGCGATCCAGCAGGGACTTGTCGAGGGGAGCCTCGCGGCTGGTCCTCGTGTTCGGATTGGGATCAATAGTGGCGACGTGCTCGCCGATGGGGAGGACCTGCAGGGGGCCGCGGTGGCGCTGGCGGCTCGCATTACGGCCGAGGCCGAGGGCGGTCAGATCCTGGTGAGCGATGTGGTGCGCCAGTCGAGTGGTCTGCGGCCCGGCGTGGGTTTCGTCGATCGGGGTTGGCATCGTCTCAAGGGCTTCCCGGGTGAGGTTCAGCTCTTCGAAGTGACCGAGCATCAGACCGACAGGTCGATCGTTACGGCCAGAGTGCTGGTGCACGGACAAGCGGAGCCGCGCGCTAGAGGAGTGAGTGCGCGAGAGCAGAGGGTGACCGGTGCCGGGTTCGTAGGCCGCGCGATCGAGCTCGAGGAGCTCTGCCATGCGTGTGACGAGGCGATCGAAGGCCGAGGTCAGCTGGTCTTGATCGGTGGCGATGC harbors:
- a CDS encoding pyridoxamine 5'-phosphate oxidase family protein yields the protein MLPSERRLFVRTHRTCVFGYGRRLDGPAMSVVYYIPAANDDLLVATMAERAKAKAVARNGKVSLCVLDETWPFAYLQVYCDAVIDDDDETLIDAMMAVAERMSGEPLAPELRPVVKAVAEEEGRVLVRCRPYATFVTPPRHLHRNDQEEPLTHWVSASMPWAAPDAPDEA
- a CDS encoding TetR/AcrR family transcriptional regulator; the protein is MQRKAQAPNKVRLRRARADIREALLESALVEFGAKGFDGASTRAIAGRVEAHQPQINYHFESKAALWTAAVDYLFGLLWEALEGVIPAKVTGVDAWELAAAFADGIRRFVGFAAEHPELNQIMVHEGTAASDRLAWLTETHVKPFFDGIRPAWQTLREAGIAAPIDHEILYYVLIGAASLPYVNASEVRLLTGRDPNNPAWIGAHAEGLVTILLPGLAAPRPSFAIKPGRTRRHRR